The following coding sequences lie in one Haloterrigena sp. KLK7 genomic window:
- a CDS encoding response regulator, with amino-acid sequence MLIDPNPEDTQLFLDALNDEKIANHVHTVSDGTEALDFLHQRGNHTDAPRPNLILLDVDLPEIDGYDLLEELTDDSELAEIPVIVLTDSSDAEAVARSYELHTNAFVQKPVDPDEFIDVVRSLKNFWLEIVWLPSDADDDQL; translated from the coding sequence TTGCTAATCGATCCAAATCCTGAGGACACCCAGCTTTTTCTAGACGCGCTCAACGACGAGAAAATCGCCAATCATGTTCACACAGTCTCCGACGGTACCGAAGCACTCGATTTTCTCCATCAACGCGGCAACCACACTGACGCACCCCGACCTAATCTGATCCTGCTGGACGTTGACCTCCCTGAAATAGATGGCTATGACCTACTTGAGGAACTCACTGATGATTCCGAATTGGCCGAGATTCCTGTAATCGTTCTCACTGACTCTAGCGACGCCGAAGCTGTTGCGCGATCGTACGAACTCCACACGAACGCTTTCGTCCAGAAACCCGTCGATCCCGACGAGTTTATCGATGTCGTCCGCAGTCTCAAGAATTTCTGGCTCGAGATTGTCTGGCTTCCGTCCGATGCTGATGACGATCAGTTGTAG